CATTGGTACAGTTCCCCTCTCGGAAGCAGTACTGACAGGAATCAGAATTTTATTACTGACTTACTTAGGTCTTTCTCTCGGGATGGTAATTGATCGCTGGATTGCTGCTCGGCACCCTAGCGATCGCTAAATACTTTAATCCAAGATATCGGATGGGGCTGCTTGCCGAGATGATTCACCATGGGGCATCTCTCAAGGGTAAACTGAGTAAACGTTACCGCTCTCTCGGTGCCTTTAAGTTGCCCCTAGGATTAAGGCTGGTCATTGACGGGGTCAAGAACCGCCCGAAGAATGAGGTTGGACAAGTATAGGGGACGATATCGACAAGGCCAAGGCTACCGGAATTCCCTGTAAGTTGGCGCGATAGAGTGCTGGGGGGGCAAGGCTGCTGAGATGTGCTTCTATCAATTGCCTACTGCAATGCTATCAATAGCTTAATGCAATGCCCTGATGGGGAGAAAAGTGTAAGAATGAAGCCGGGAAGTCACCCTGGCTTTTTTCTTGCCTAACAAAATTAGCAGACAATTTGCTAAAGTGAAGGGCGATCGCTAAAGTCAATAAACTGGTGGCGGTGAGCAGACTTGGTCTGTTAGCAATCATTCATCGTTGTGGGAATCATGAACCCAGGAATTGATCTCCAAGGCAGTTTTATCCAAGCCCTGATAGACTTGGGCATCCCAGGGGGAACCGCGAAGGCTATCTGGATGCCCCTCCCTATGTTACTGATGCTGGCAGCAGCTACCGTTGGTGTGCTGACAGTGGTCTGGCAAGAGCGCAAAATTTCTGCCGCTGCGCAGCAGCGGGTCGGGCCAGAATTTATTGGCCCCTTGGGGATTCTAGCTCCGGTGGCCGATGGCCTGAAGTTACTGTTTAAGGAAGATATTGTCCCCCTCAAAGCCGACCCTCTGCTCTTTACCCTGGGGCCGATTATTGTCGTGATTCCAGTGTTTTTGTCCTACCTGGTGGTGCCCTTTGGGCAGAACTTGGTGATCACAAATCTCGGGATTGGGACATTCTTGTGGATTGCCCTCTCTAGCGTTACCCCCATTGGTTTGTTGATGGCTGGCTATGCCTCTAATAACAAGTACTCCCTATTGGGGGGCTTGCGGGCAGCAGCGCAGTCGATCAGCTATGAAATTCCCCTGTCTCTGTCGGTCTTGGCGATCGCCATGATGTCGAACAGTCTCAGCACCGTGGACATCGTTCAGCAGCAGTCAGGCTATGGAATTCTAGGTTGGAATGTGTGGCGACAGCCCGTTGGATTCCTAATTTTCTGGATTGCTGCCCTTGCCGAGTGTGAACGTCTGCCCTTTGATCTGCCGGAGGCTGAAGAAGAATTGGTGGCGGGCTATCAGACAGAGTACACCGGGATGAAGTTTGCTCTGTTCTATCTAGGTTCCTACGTCAACCTCGTGCTGTCAGCGCTGTTTGTGTCAATTTTGTACTTGGGCGGGTGGGACTTCCCGATTCCGGTGACGCTGATTGCCGACTGGTTCGGCCTTTCAGAAACCACCCCATGGCTACAAATTGTCCTCGCTGTCCTCGGCATCACCATGACCTTGCTCAAGGCTTATTTCCTCATCTTCCTGGCGATCCTAATGCGCTGGACAGTTCCTCGGGTGCGGATTGATCAGTTGCTCGATCTGGGCTGGAAGTTCCTGTTGCCAGTCTCTCTGGTGAATTTGCTATTAACAGCGGCTCTGAAGCTGACCTTCCCCTTTGCCTTTGGGGGCTAATCCTGCCCCAACCGGAAGATTCCCCTTGCCTGTAAACCGTTTGAACAATGTCGATCTTGTAACCGTGAACACACCATGCTGAAATTTCTCAAGCAAGTTGGCGATTACGCGAAAGAAGCTGTCCAGTCTGCTCTTTATATTGGCCAAGGGTTGTCGGTCACCTTTGATCACATGCAGCGACGTCCGATTACGGTGCAGTACCCTTACGAAAAGCTGATCCCCTCTGAGCGTTGGCGGGGGCGCATTCACTTTGAGTTTGATAAGTGTATTGCCTGTGAGGTTTGTGTGCGCGTCTGCCCCATTAACCTGCCAGTGGTGGATTGGGAATTCAACAAAGAAACCAAGAAGAAACAGTTGCGCCACTACAGCATTGACTTCGGCGTCTGCATCTTTTGTGGCAATTGTGTTGAGTACTGCCCCACCAACTGTCTATCAATGACCGAAGAGTACGAGCTTGCTGCTTACGACCGTCATGAGCTGAACTATGACAGTGTGGCTCTGGGACGTCTCCCTTACAAGGTCACCGATGATCCGATGGTGACCCCCCTGCGAGAACTGGCTTATCTGCCGAAGGGTGTCCTCGAACCCCACGACTTACCCCCAGGGAGTCGTCGGGCTGGGTTGCGTCCTGAAGAGATTGTTGAGCAGTCCAGCACAGCCACCCCCTAAGTTGCACTGGCATCGTAACCCTGACCATTGACGGTTGACGGTGTGCGGCTGGCAACCCTCGGGGGGCGAGATCGCAAGTGCTCAGTCATTTCAGGTCTTGATCGACCGATATCCAAGCCCCAAAATCGATTGTTGAGGAGATGATAACACTGTGAATTTAGCAGAAGGGGTTCAACTTGTTTCCTTTGGCCTGTTGTCCTTAATGACGCTGGGAGCAGCCCTCGGGGTTGTGCTATTGAGCAATATTGTCCTGTCTGCCTTTTTGTTGGGCGGCGTTTTTATTAGCATGGCAGGACTCTACCTGCTGCTGAATGCTGATTTCGTTGCCGCCGCCCAAGTTTTGATTTATGTGGGCGCTATCAACGTCTTGATCCTGTTTGCGATCATGCTGGTCAACAAGCGGCAACCCTTCTCTAGCCTGCCTAATGCCTGGATTCGTCGGGGAGTGACGACCATTGTCTGTGCTGGTTTATTTGCCCTCTTAAGTACGATGGTCTGTGCTACCCCGTGGGCAATCTCCTCGGCAGCCCCAGCGGGAGACAGTTCCATTATCTTGATTGGGGAGCATTTCTTTACGGACTTTTTGTTGCCCTTTGAACTCGCCTCAGTGCTGCTGTTAATGGCACTGATTGGGGCGGTGGTGCTTGCCCGACGGGAATATTTACCTGAGGAAGCCCAGTCTCCTGCTGAGACTGTCTTGATGTTGCCTGAACGTCCCCGTGAAACCGTAGGGGCTGGCAGTCCAACCGAATAAACCTTCCTGCCTCAGACCGTGCAGATCGTTGTCCCTCTCGCCCATTCACTATCGATAAAATTCATGCAACTCCAATACTTTTTAATCCTTGCGGCTGCATTGTTTTGCATTGGCATCTATGGGTTAATTAATAGCCGCAATGCGGTACGGGTACTGATGTCCATTGAATTGATGCTGAATGCAGTTAACCTCAATTTGATGGCCTTCTCCAACTACCTTGATCCTCAGACTATTAAGGGTCAGGTGTTTACGGTGTTTGTGATTACCATTGCGGCTGCGGAGGCCGCAGTGGGGCTGGCGATTGTTCTGGCGATCTATCGCAACCGAGATACCGTAGACATGGAGCAGTTTAACCTGCTGAAATGGTGAGTAATCCCGCTTTCCCCTGTCCGCCACTGTGCAGCTTAACCAAGTCATTATTGCCCACAAAGCCGGAGACACCCTGAGCCAGCAGTGGGCACAAAAGTCTGCTGACCAGTTAGAAGCTCTGGGGTGTGATGTTTTGATGGGCCCAAGTGGGGCTCGAGATAACCCCTACCCCGTGTTTTTGGCTTCAGCATCTCAGCAGATTGACTGTGCGTTGGTTTTGGGCGGAGATGGGACGGCACTGGCAGCAGCAAGACATTTAGCCCCCGCAGGGATTCCGATTCTGGCGGTGAATGTGGGCGGTCATCTGGGATTCTTGACCGAATCTTTGGAGGAACTACAACAGCAAACCTCCGTATGGCAACGTCTATTGGACGATCGGTTTGCAGTGCAACGGCGAATGATGCTTCAGGCAGCTGTGTTTGCAGGTAATCGTCACCATCTGGAACCTGTCAGCGATCGCTACCTAGCATTGAACGAGATGTGTGTCAAACCCGCTTCGGCGGATCGCATGATTACCTCAATTCTAGAAATTGAGATTGATGGCGAGGTGGTGGATCAGTACCAGGGAGATGGATTAATTGTTTCTACGCCAACGGGATCGACTTGCTACACCGTGGCTGCCAATGGGCCAATTTTGCACCCTGGGATGGAAGCAATCACCGTCACTCCGATTTGTCCTCTCAGCCTCTCTAGCCGAGCCATTGTCTTGCCACCTGGATGTGTGGTCAGCATTTGGCCACTGGCTGATCAGGAACTCACTACCAAGTTATGGATGGACGGTGTCCTAGGAACCTCGATTTGGCCGGGACATCGGGTGGATATTCGCATGGCTGAGTGTCAGGCTTCGTTCATTATTCTGCGAGAAGATTATTCCTATTACAAAACCCTGCGAGAAAAACTGCAATGGGCCGGAGCCAGGATTCGCTACACTAACAACCACCGCAATTGAACCTGAATCCCCAGTGAGTGTCTAAGGATGAATGGGACTGATAAGGGCGATGGTCAAAGACCGCTCTTCGACCATCGCTGGAATGATCGCCCTTTCTCATCGCAGAAACCTACTAAAGCCAAGGGCGATCGCGACACATGTGTCTAAATTGGATCAAAAAGAATCTTGACGAGGGAAATTCAATACTGAACTAAGTCAGGACTAAGCGTCAGATTCGATATACAGAAACAATAATCCCATCGTGACGGCAGGGAAGAGCCAGCAGGTGACGGGGATGAGAATCCAGGGCAAGAAAGAGGCTGCGTATGAACCTTCCATATCAAAGTTTCCTGTCTAATCGACGTGCTTCAAAAGGAATCCTACTGCGAACTGAGTCGTACCTGCAGAGTTCTCAAAATTCTTAACAGAGTAGACTCGCTGCCCAACGCTGACCACAAAAAAGATCTGAATCAATATTGATTCAGATCTTTCCATGACAGCGGTTCGGGAGGGGACTCTAGTTAAATACGCCCCGGAAAATGCTATCAACAACAGCAAAGTTCGCCAGCAAGAAGTAGGCAACAAAGGCGCTACCCGTTGCCCCAATGAAGAAGCCCCCTGTAAACTGGCTCCAGCCTTCAGCGCTTTGCATCACCTTGCCTCCAGGTGGAATGTTGTGGAGTACATCCCACTTACTGCCGCCCTGAAAGGAGACTAGGCCATGAAGGGATAGGCAAGCCGTGGCGATGATAATCAACGCTAACCCTGAAATTAAGCCCCCTAAGGCTGCAAAATCAGAATCTCTTAGTGGACCGAGTTTCACCCACGGGCCAATCAGGAAATACCCATGAGCCAGCCCCACCTCCAGACCCCGCAGGATTGGAGATAGTCCTGTACGATAGGCGGGTAGATTACTAATGAAAGTTTCGGTAAAAGCGGAGGCACTGATGGGCGTTGCCAGGTGACCCACGAAGGGATCACCTTTGTAAGGCTTGATAAGCTCTTCAGCCATACGGATTTTTCCTCTGGTTTCTGAATAAATCTGGACTTGAGACAACATTCTAAGCAACAAGCGGTTCGCTACCGCAGAATTGGCAGCGACCTTTAGAAAAGTTCATTAAAATTGCCCGAGATCGGGTGTTATATCCAAGTCGCGGAGTCACTGCTGTTATAGCTCCACGCTACCGCAAGGACGCCGATCGCCAGCAAAATTCTACAGGCTTCTGCTTGTTGACCGGATACCCTCACCGATACAGTATTAGTCATCATTAGTCATCGCTGTGGGAGACAGGCAAATGACTTCGGTGATTGCAGCTATTGTGGGATTTGTAGTTGGAGTAGTGCTGATTTACTGGCTGTTGCAGCAACGGACACGAAAACAGCAACAGGCACAGGCTACCCAGACGCGGAAGACGATTGAACAACTGGAGAATGCCCATGAAGCCCGATTGAGAGTGGTCACGGAGTCTCTCCGTCATGACTATGACCAACAGATACAACCCCCTAAGCCTCAAGTTGAAGAGATACTACCGACTACGACCCCTACCTCCACCCCGACGGAGGTCGATGGTGCCGCCAATCAGACGGCTGCTCAGCCCCCCCTTGACCCAACCCTAGAAGAGCCGCTCCTGCCACCAGAGCCAACCCCCGTGACGGAGTCCCTGCCCACTGCTCTCACCTCGGAGGAACGACCCAGCTCTCCAGAGCCAACCCCCGTAACGGAGTCTTTGGAGCCGGGGGATGCCACCTCTGCACCTGTCACACTGGCTGCCCAGATTACTCACTGGGGTAACACGGGTCAGGTGAGGGTTATTCCTCTATTGGTGCGGTATGGAAGCCATCCTGAAAGTGCCATCCGGACCCAAGTTGCCACCGCATTGGCTCAGATTGCTGAAAAAAATCGGCTGCGAACGGGAATCCCAACGGTGCTGCCCCTGCTGCAAAAACTCAGCCAAGATTCCAACCCAATGGTGCGGCGGCAGGCAGTGCTGACCTTGGGATTTCTACCGTCCCGGCAGGTTCTGCCACTCCTTCAGCGGGCGCTGCGGGATGGTTCAGGTGGGGTGGTGCTGGCAGCCCGCACCGCCATTCAAACCTTGAAATTAAAACCGATCGCCAAGCCAGCAGTGGCTCAAACCCCAGTCCTGCGGTTGGATGCCCTGAAGAAATTTAAGGCTTGAGAGTAGGCTCCACAATTTCCCGTACCCGATAGATGGGCCGACCTTGGGATTCGTGGTAGGTCCGCATAGAAAGCTCTGCCAAGAGGCCAAAACTGAACATTTGAACCCCTGCTAGGAGCAGCACCACCACAAAAAATAGCAGAGGACGATTGCCAATACTCTCGTTCATCCCAAATTTTAGAATCGTCAGGTAAAGCCCCAGGAGCACTCCCCCCGCGATCGCTGCCAGACCGAGGAGCCCAAACACGTGCATGGGTCGGGTGAGGAATTTTTTAATAAAGGCAATGGTGAAGAGATCCATCAACACCCGAAAGGTGCGATCGATGCCATACTTGCTCTGGCCAAAGCGACGGGCATGATGGCGCACGGGAATTTCTGTGATTCGGGCTCCTTCAATAAAGGCGAGGGCGGGTAAGAATCGATGCAACTCACCGTAGAGATTCATATCGGCAACTAGTTCCGCCCGGTAAGCCTTCAGGGAACACCCATAGTCATGGAGCTTGACTCCGGTGACTCGACCAATTAACCAGTTGGCAGCTTTCGAGGGTAGTAGGCGGCTGATGGCAGCATCTTGGCGATCCTGACGCCAACCACTGACGAGGTCATAGCCTTCCTCTAATTTAGCAATCAGCAACGGAATATCGGCGGGGTCATTTTGCAGATCGCTGTCGAGGGTGATAATAATCTGGCCGCTGGCATGGTTGAAGCCAGCGGCCATGGCAGCGGTCTGTCCATAGTTACGACGGAGAATCACGGCTCGCAGGTCGGTGCGGGTTTGAGCCTGCTGTTTCAAGAGCTGGGTAGAGCCATCGTCAGAGCCGTCATCGACGCAGATGATTTCATAGGGGATTTGGTGGGCGATCAAGATGTCGGCGATCGACTCTAGCAAAGCTGGTAAGCTCTCAACCTCGTTATAAACCGGCAGGACGACGGAGACGGTGGGATAGGTTTCAGCAGACCAGGGATGGGGAAATTCCTCTAGGGTTCTGAAGACATTCATCAGGTTGCACAGGTGGATCACTCAGCAAGCAGTATAGAGGATGTCTAAGACCAGGAAGCAGGGGTCTGGGGCTGGTAGCTAGCGATAACCCGTCCGTATCCCCGTAACTGCTGGTAATAAACCTGGCTCACCCCATCGCTGGTTGGCGAGAGCTGATCAATGCCAATGCCATTGTGTCCCTGTTCCTGCCCAGAACTATGGATATAGCAGCCTCCTCCCAGGTACAGCCCCACATGGGTAGCTTTGACTGGGGTGCCAAAGAAGACTAAATCGCCGGGTTGGAGGTCTGAGGCCAAAATCTGCGATACAAACGCCTCTTGTTGATAGGCATCTCTGGGTAACCAAATGCCCACGGCGGCAAACGCTGCTTGGATCAGTCCGGAGCAGTCATAGTTTGGCCCTAACGTCCCCCCCCAGAGATAGACATTGGGTTGGGTCATTGCTGCTTCAGCAACGGCGATCGCCCCTGGTAACCGAGCTTGAATGGCTGCCAGAGACAGTAGGGGAGCTTCATAGGTGAGGGTCGTTGGCTCCAGTCGGCTCCAATCGTCCCTATGGAGCCATCCGGAATAGTCATCTTCGGACAGTTGCACGGCGATCGCCGTTGGCGTCGCTGCTCCCCCGGAGCTGGGGTGGTCTTGGATGATCTCAGATGCCGCTGGGTCGCTTACCGTTGGCAGGATTCGTAGTTGCCGTCCAGGGGCTGCTTGGGTTGCTAGGCGGTCACAGGCAGGGGAGTCATACAAATTAAGCGGTGACAGGATCTTGTATGCCATCGGTTCAGCAGCAAGAGGATCGATCATGGTTGGCAATTTAGCGGGTTTAAGGGTGCATGTACCGGAGAACTGGTGGCAAGATCAGGTGAGGGAATCCCTGCCCATCCACCCATGCTTCTGAACTATAGCGCTGGTCAGTCAGCTGAGAACCTATTCAGCCTGTCCGCCGATTCTAGAAAATTGCCTGACACGCCATGGTACAAAGCTTGGTGACCCTGACTTGACCCTGACTATAGTAATTTTGACCCCTGTTGCAGCCCTTCATTCCCCTCCCTATGCTCCACTTTTTCCGTAAAGATCCGACCTTAACGACCCTGGGCGATCGCATTTTGGCAGCAACCTGGGAACAGTTCTCGGAGTTAGCCCCCAATCAAATTGCCCTCACCTGGATTGTTTATGACGATCCGGTGCCCGTCAATACTGGGGGCGCGATTCGCTCGGAAGAATTTTGGCAATATCCCATTCGGGGGTTTAGCTATCGGGGGGTGGAGTGCATCTATCCCGCCAGCATTGTCAAATTGTTCTATCTGGTTGCCGTTTATGAGTGGCTGGAGAAGGGGATGATGCCGACTTCTCCAGAACTGGAGCGAGCGGTTCGAGACATGATCGTTGATTCTAGTAATGATGCCACCAGCCTGGTGGTCGATACCCTTACGGGCACCACCAGTGGGCCGGAACTGCCGATGGGACCCTTTGAAACCTGGAAACAGCAGCGTAATTTGGTCAATCGCTATTTTCAGGGGTTTCATTGGCCGGAACTGGCGACCATCAATGTCAACCAAAAAACCTGGTGTGATGGCCCCTATGGTCGGGAGCGCGCCTTTGTGGGTGAACAATTGGAGAATCGCAACAGGCTGACTACGGATGCGACGGCACGCTTGATCCACAGCCTCATCGGTGGCGTTGCGGTTTCAGCAGTCGCTTCTCAAGCCATGATGGCTGTCATGCGGCGATCGCTCCATCCTGCGGATTTAGCGGCGGATCCAGAGAATCAGGTCACGGGTTTCTTGGGAGCGGGTCTCCCCCTAGAGAGCCAACTGTGGTCGAAGGCAGGGCTAACCAGCCAGGTAAGACACGACGCTGCTTATATCGAGATCTCCGGCCTGCAACCCTACTTACTGGTGGTGTTCACCGAGGGTAA
The Neosynechococcus sphagnicola sy1 DNA segment above includes these coding regions:
- the nuoH gene encoding NADH-quinone oxidoreductase subunit NuoH yields the protein MNPGIDLQGSFIQALIDLGIPGGTAKAIWMPLPMLLMLAAATVGVLTVVWQERKISAAAQQRVGPEFIGPLGILAPVADGLKLLFKEDIVPLKADPLLFTLGPIIVVIPVFLSYLVVPFGQNLVITNLGIGTFLWIALSSVTPIGLLMAGYASNNKYSLLGGLRAAAQSISYEIPLSLSVLAIAMMSNSLSTVDIVQQQSGYGILGWNVWRQPVGFLIFWIAALAECERLPFDLPEAEEELVAGYQTEYTGMKFALFYLGSYVNLVLSALFVSILYLGGWDFPIPVTLIADWFGLSETTPWLQIVLAVLGITMTLLKAYFLIFLAILMRWTVPRVRIDQLLDLGWKFLLPVSLVNLLLTAALKLTFPFAFGG
- the ndhI gene encoding NAD(P)H-quinone oxidoreductase subunit I, whose product is MKFLKQVGDYAKEAVQSALYIGQGLSVTFDHMQRRPITVQYPYEKLIPSERWRGRIHFEFDKCIACEVCVRVCPINLPVVDWEFNKETKKKQLRHYSIDFGVCIFCGNCVEYCPTNCLSMTEEYELAAYDRHELNYDSVALGRLPYKVTDDPMVTPLRELAYLPKGVLEPHDLPPGSRRAGLRPEEIVEQSSTATP
- a CDS encoding NADH-quinone oxidoreductase subunit J; this translates as MNLAEGVQLVSFGLLSLMTLGAALGVVLLSNIVLSAFLLGGVFISMAGLYLLLNADFVAAAQVLIYVGAINVLILFAIMLVNKRQPFSSLPNAWIRRGVTTIVCAGLFALLSTMVCATPWAISSAAPAGDSSIILIGEHFFTDFLLPFELASVLLLMALIGAVVLARREYLPEEAQSPAETVLMLPERPRETVGAGSPTE
- the nuoK gene encoding NADH-quinone oxidoreductase subunit NuoK; this encodes MQLQYFLILAAALFCIGIYGLINSRNAVRVLMSIELMLNAVNLNLMAFSNYLDPQTIKGQVFTVFVITIAAAEAAVGLAIVLAIYRNRDTVDMEQFNLLKW
- a CDS encoding NAD(+) kinase; this encodes MQLNQVIIAHKAGDTLSQQWAQKSADQLEALGCDVLMGPSGARDNPYPVFLASASQQIDCALVLGGDGTALAAARHLAPAGIPILAVNVGGHLGFLTESLEELQQQTSVWQRLLDDRFAVQRRMMLQAAVFAGNRHHLEPVSDRYLALNEMCVKPASADRMITSILEIEIDGEVVDQYQGDGLIVSTPTGSTCYTVAANGPILHPGMEAITVTPICPLSLSSRAIVLPPGCVVSIWPLADQELTTKLWMDGVLGTSIWPGHRVDIRMAECQASFIILREDYSYYKTLREKLQWAGARIRYTNNHRN
- a CDS encoding photosystem I reaction center subunit VIII; translation: MEGSYAASFLPWILIPVTCWLFPAVTMGLLFLYIESDA
- a CDS encoding photosystem I reaction center protein subunit XI gives rise to the protein MAEELIKPYKGDPFVGHLATPISASAFTETFISNLPAYRTGLSPILRGLEVGLAHGYFLIGPWVKLGPLRDSDFAALGGLISGLALIIIATACLSLHGLVSFQGGSKWDVLHNIPPGGKVMQSAEGWSQFTGGFFIGATGSAFVAYFLLANFAVVDSIFRGVFN
- a CDS encoding HEAT repeat domain-containing protein, with the translated sequence MTSVIAAIVGFVVGVVLIYWLLQQRTRKQQQAQATQTRKTIEQLENAHEARLRVVTESLRHDYDQQIQPPKPQVEEILPTTTPTSTPTEVDGAANQTAAQPPLDPTLEEPLLPPEPTPVTESLPTALTSEERPSSPEPTPVTESLEPGDATSAPVTLAAQITHWGNTGQVRVIPLLVRYGSHPESAIRTQVATALAQIAEKNRLRTGIPTVLPLLQKLSQDSNPMVRRQAVLTLGFLPSRQVLPLLQRALRDGSGGVVLAARTAIQTLKLKPIAKPAVAQTPVLRLDALKKFKA
- a CDS encoding glycosyltransferase family 2 protein — translated: MNVFRTLEEFPHPWSAETYPTVSVVLPVYNEVESLPALLESIADILIAHQIPYEIICVDDGSDDGSTQLLKQQAQTRTDLRAVILRRNYGQTAAMAAGFNHASGQIIITLDSDLQNDPADIPLLIAKLEEGYDLVSGWRQDRQDAAISRLLPSKAANWLIGRVTGVKLHDYGCSLKAYRAELVADMNLYGELHRFLPALAFIEGARITEIPVRHHARRFGQSKYGIDRTFRVLMDLFTIAFIKKFLTRPMHVFGLLGLAAIAGGVLLGLYLTILKFGMNESIGNRPLLFFVVVLLLAGVQMFSFGLLAELSMRTYHESQGRPIYRVREIVEPTLKP
- a CDS encoding C40 family peptidase, giving the protein MAYKILSPLNLYDSPACDRLATQAAPGRQLRILPTVSDPAASEIIQDHPSSGGAATPTAIAVQLSEDDYSGWLHRDDWSRLEPTTLTYEAPLLSLAAIQARLPGAIAVAEAAMTQPNVYLWGGTLGPNYDCSGLIQAAFAAVGIWLPRDAYQQEAFVSQILASDLQPGDLVFFGTPVKATHVGLYLGGGCYIHSSGQEQGHNGIGIDQLSPTSDGVSQVYYQQLRGYGRVIASYQPQTPASWS
- a CDS encoding serine hydrolase gives rise to the protein MLHFFRKDPTLTTLGDRILAATWEQFSELAPNQIALTWIVYDDPVPVNTGGAIRSEEFWQYPIRGFSYRGVECIYPASIVKLFYLVAVYEWLEKGMMPTSPELERAVRDMIVDSSNDATSLVVDTLTGTTSGPELPMGPFETWKQQRNLVNRYFQGFHWPELATINVNQKTWCDGPYGRERAFVGEQLENRNRLTTDATARLIHSLIGGVAVSAVASQAMMAVMRRSLHPADLAADPENQVTGFLGAGLPLESQLWSKAGLTSQVRHDAAYIEISGLQPYLLVVFTEGKAQSQNPAILPFVAQRVTEAVASLS